The following nucleotide sequence is from Cicer arietinum cultivar CDC Frontier isolate Library 1 chromosome 2, Cicar.CDCFrontier_v2.0, whole genome shotgun sequence.
taaatactaataataatttaaatgattaaatttaattacttgtGTTAAAATTAGACATCAAATATGTATACAATATCAATTGTTAATGATACATGAATCTTATTTTTCTATTTCCATGTAAACCACTATTTTAGTCATTAAAATTGTAGTGTATTGTCACTTTGATCTCTaactcaattaaaaatttaaattcgtCATAAAATcgttaaaataatcattaaaagATATAACTTATTTCCATAATAGTCCCTAACAAATACAACttattgtcaaaataatttatgatcaTTATAACATTAAAGCCTAAACTAATTGACTAtttgatgatttaaaaaataatttaggtATTTAAGTGAGTTATGAACTAAAATGACAACGTTATGCACTTTCAATGACTAAATGattatttattcttattttttctaataaCTACGAAATCATTGTGTTGCATGCTTTTCAAGTCTCATGTACTACTTTGGACttcatttttttctcctttttcatTGTAAACCACCGCGATTTTGTCAATCTCACATCAAAATCAAACATGTATGTAGAAATAAAACACTTaaacttacaatttttttttttaaaaaaattgacttataGTAATGAAATACCGTCAAATATAAAAATCTTTAGATAATTAACGAGATGTGTGATGAGTGATATATTTTAGGTCAAGAATAAAAATGAGATTAACCAAGTGGTTTATAGGTTTAGATtctcaaaataaaagaaattaaatttataaagtttaaattttgatcaaataattattttatttgttccaTTCATTAAAATGGGTTAGATATGATTTTAggtcttataaaaaatttaaaatctatttttaattcttataaaaaaattattaaacttttAGTCAACGTACACTATGTTATTAAATCAACTTATTTATAtccttataatatttttcaaatacatGTTTATAACATGAGAAAAAAGAATATGTATTGtcaatgtaaattaattttacaccgaaaataaatattaacgGTTGGTTTCATCATTcctcaaataattaaaatttttatcgtTAAATATCAACTCAATTAATAACTCGTGTTTGATGTCGGTATATGATCATTAAAcctttataatattataaatattttccccacaaaaatttgaaagtttttaacaataaattaattaaacatgaATTTTAAGTGCAAAAGttcaagaaataaaaataacgaAAATTTGAACTTagtaatttgaattttagaaaaaaagctatgttttttatttattaaatgttgtttggtgaacaaaataattaaaattaattcaaaaattgtaTTGGTCTAAATTGCACAATTACATATCACAATCATTGACAAAAGTGATTTCTTAATTTGGGCTGATGTGAAAtttcttgaagaaaaaaaagagatttcTCCTTCCACTCGTATAcattattaaaatgtttttatttttattataatcttCTTTGGACTAACTAATTTAGATGAGATTTAATTGAATTGTTTTCATAAATGTAAACACTAACTCATCTAAATTGCTTACTACAAATTGAATATGATTGTGGATCATGTTAAGAAAAACAAGCCGTGAAGCccaattgaataaaaaaagcCTTTTCAAAAGCCCAAAAAGCCcaacaacaaaatacattataaataaattccTCAAAgcatttcaaaaacaacaacacaacCCTAATGTTTTCTTTGCGCCGCCAATTCCTCTCTCATAAGAAATTTTCACATCCTCTTCACACTCTCACTACAAATTTAACTCTATCATTATATTTTGATctcatgtataattttttttagttttgcaCGTTAGACAAAGATTCATAATATAtgtaatttctttattttttgtttgcgTTGCTTTTTACTTAATATTTcgttcatatatattatatgatgttgaatgatgaaaaaaaatcaatcggATTCCCATTGATATTTTTATAGATGAGATTACAACCAGCTACTTCTGACAAcatcatattcatatttatttatttatttatttttattaatttattttaaattttggttttctttttgttatttatatctaAGTTGAATTTTGGCCGGTgatgcattaaaaatatttgctACTCTTGATGGGAGAAAAACTCCCCTTTGATGATTTTTATCCACCAAGATCTCTGAGGCCTtcacttatttttttgaaaattttttatatatattttttatttttgatttaattgtcCTTGGCCGTTTGATTTATAGTTTGTGTGTGAGTGATGATTGTTCCTCTGAAATCTCAATTTTGATCATATAATGTTTGGTTAGTAAAGAAAATAGACTGATTTGCACCAGCCATTTTATGAAACAAAGGTAATTTGAAATAAGCTATCATACTCAACTGTATAAGAGGGACTGAAATAAAAGttaaagatatttattttaaaaatataatttattttttttaatatttatttttcatattattaaaataattacttaAAACACTTGTTAAATTATAATgtgaaaaataatatgtaagtgattaaaaaaattatatgaataataatatataaataattaaaaaaatcttaaatacaatataagaaatataagaaaataaatgtcatgtattgtattttatttatatagaaatctatttcatttattctggtgatcaattttaaatgaaataaaattttaatcgaatatttatttgattcaatTCAGATTGACttcaaaaatataagaaaatttaatagttttcaATATAGTATgtttttcaattaataattcttgtaatttttttttttttaaaattaccaACTCTCTAAAAACTTTTTAATGAAAAGACATTAAATAGTTAgtgctttattttattttattttaattagacATTAAATAATTAGTGCttaaatatcttttaattatatctttattctATCTCActattttgaattgtttttattgTAATGTTTTGGAAAACATTAATAtttcattgaaaataaaataatttaacataatttttgttgttgcaaaataacataaaaacatGAGAGGGCACATGCTATAAACCTCACATTAAAAAACACACTAAAAAAAGCATAATAACATGGTTTGATGATTTGGACCTAATATTCACTAAAACACCTAAGTGGCCTAGACATTAGTCTACATAATTTGTCATTTGACAATTGAAATCTATGCAAagaattgtttgattcatccACACCACATATCTTATCTTTAGGCATACCAATTTCCTTAGCTAGCTTCTCTACTTCACTTGTACCTTCAATTACATTATCATAGCAAATGTATCTACCAGAAGCATTTCCATTCATTTCTTTGAATACACTTTCATGAGCTTCAGCCACTTTCTTTACATCAACTGTTGCTAACAAACCATTATAATACATTTCTTGTGCCCCTGCATTtgcatttgaatttttaatttttatattcaatGAAACATTTCAtgtctttaacaaatttataatattaaggTACCTTTGAGATAAGCAATTGTTGCTGTTGGATTCCTAAGACAAAATTCAGGACCAGTGATGAGTGCTGGACAAATTGTAGTGAGTTTCAAACCTCTTTCATTTGCTATTCTCCAAGCAACCTTCTCTGCCCTCGTCTTGCCTAATGCATACCATAGCTGCCATTTTATTAAGATAtataaaaatctttaaaaaacaactaaacacgaatataaataataaggtttaattgcagttttgatccctcaattttagctgaatcgcgaaagtagtctcctcattttgtttctccctagttttggtccctcaaacagaattttggtccaaaacttgatgaaatttcattttttaaagtcgtactacaccatttattaTCATAGAtgtcaggtacaattgttgcaaataagATATTGAGGCATGGTctgacttaaataaatacaaaaaaatgaaatttcattaagttttggaccaaaactaTGTTTaaaggaccaaaactggggagaaataaaatagggggactattttcacaattcagctaaaataggaggactaaaactgcaattaagccaaataaaaataaataaagtgcaAATGTTGAGAAAATTTACCTTTTTGTCTATGCATAGTGATTCACTACTCCAAGAGTGATGATTAATAACATTTGAATGTGAATTGTGTTGCCAAACACAAGCAGCTAGTGATGATGTGAACACACATCTTTTAATTGAAGCTGTTCTTGCACATGCTTCCATCACATTTTCTGTTACACTCACTTCAATCTCAGCAATTGATTTCTATATAACAAAcataagtaattaattattagatataGTAACACTTTGTATTGAAGATATTTTTCATAATcaataaaagaaagagagaCTCACAGTGTATCCAGAGAGACCAGCAGGATCAATAAAAGAAGAAGTATGAAAAACACCAAAACATCCTTCAAATGCTTTCTCCAAACTCTCAACATCATTTACCTTTGCCATTATTATTtccaaatttatattattacttCTCATTTTTCCATCTCTTTCCATTTCCCTCAATTTCTCTATCTCCTCTGCATTCAACCAACTATATCATATATCacttattatctttatttttcacTTTATAAGTGAATTTTGTGAGAATATAAATAACGTGATAAAATATGACATAATGTGTCCTTAAAAGTTATTcataattaatgtattattttaattttataatttatattatttcaactaattaacttatatttgttttaaaaagctaattattttatatattttttgtaagtacttatcattttaatataatatatcacGGTCATCTAAAGTTTATTCAAGGGGTTTAAacaaatctaataaataaataaacaaaataacattatttttttaattgttaagttaatttAATCAAGTTTACATTGATAGTATAGTAGTAGTTAGTTATATGATAGAGAACAAATAAAGAAATCCACGTAGGGGCCACACCCACATGTGATGTGAGCTTTAGTTACGTGTTGTGCCAAATGCCAAaagtatatataatatagtacttacaaaattaatttcttataaaatatcttaattcaCCGATCACATGCTTCTTGCACCAACACTCTTTTGGTGTTTTGTGGACATACAATAAACTATAAATCAAAAGATAGTGTATGATTAAAATAACAATTGCATTGTTAGAATACAAtacataatttttcattttttataaaatgaaaaacacTTTTTAATATAGTATAAgatttatattatttactacttaaaatacttcgttaattattaaaatatatattattaactactttaaagtatttttttaattattaaattgtattattttaaaatttaaaataatttatgtctTACATTTTATTGGTTAACGaaatatacattaaataaatagttaattatttatattttaacagttaataaaatattcaataagGTGAATCATATAAACTTGTATATATGTCATGAAAAGATGTctcaatgataaataaataaaattaatttctttttttgaaaaacaaaaaagttattttaaaaaaaaattatcgtaTAAATACAATCAACATTAAATATGTATCAAAATGAATAATGTATGATGAAAGACATATAAACTATGTGTATATAATTTAAGCCggctattttaatttaaagtataCATAAATCACAAGGAAGAGTCCAAATCTTATTTAAAGTTGTAGACTTGGAATAATCAACATGGTCATCTTTCGTATTATCATGTTATTTTATaccaaataatttttgaaaaaaaatacaagaacGATGACTTAATAGTTTATTAGAGAGTGTTTTTAATagtcaatgaaaaatatatagaaatgtAGATGGAATAAAACtgtttctaaaattttatatgttttaattatttatactttttgccgtatatcattttctttgtaaataaaaa
It contains:
- the LOC101496371 gene encoding cinnamoyl-CoA reductase-like SNL6, whose translation is MGVVCTWETKRLELDVFHRNQVAVAGIHRRKDDEGLRKNNNFSSSLDDDDKGTTLVCVTSGVSYFGLALVNHLLVLGYSVRIIVDNPEEIEKLREMERDGKMRSNNINLEIIMAKVNDVESLEKAFEGCFGVFHTSSFIDPAGLSGYTKSIAEIEVSVTENVMEACARTASIKRCVFTSSLAACVWQHNSHSNVINHHSWSSESLCIDKKLWYALGKTRAEKVAWRIANERGLKLTTICPALITGPEFCLRNPTATIAYLKGAQEMYYNGLLATVDVKKVAEAHESVFKEMNGNASGRYICYDNVIEGTSEVEKLAKEIGMPKDKICGVDESNNSLHRFQLSNDKLCRLMSRPLRCFSEY